The Panulirus ornatus isolate Po-2019 chromosome 46, ASM3632096v1, whole genome shotgun sequence sequence AAATTTATGAACTTTGAGAGAGTGCATACTgtaatagggttgacagagaggccTTCAGGAGATTTTACAAATAAATATTGTGGGAACAAAGCTACTAACTGCAATGTGGAGTTTTTACCGGGAGAATAAAgtttgtgtacaagtaggaagggaggagaacgattagttccaagtgaaggttagtgtTTCAAGGGAGTGATGTCACCATTTATGGACTAGGTGCTGAGGATTTTAGAGCATTTGGTGGTTGTACAGTATGCTAGGGTTAGAATGTTGGGAAGATGATTCATTGCAGTAAGCAGGTAATGCAGCTCTCATGGCAGACTCAAGAAACTCCAGATGTTGGTGTTGATATGAGGTGCAATAGGCAGAGACAGTATGGTTTGAGTGTGATTTTAAATGAGGAGGACATAGAGGAAGTTGCATGCTTTGGGTGCTGTATATGAAAGCAAGCATGGCAGCAGATGAAATCATAGGTTGGAGAGGGAAACTTAAGCTTCTGGGTGCATGGatgtgtttggaaggagagatcattgtttgtgagggcaaagatgagtatattTGAAAGTATGGCAGTCCTGATAGCATTATGTGGCTATGAGTCTTAGGCCCTGAGTGCataaagaatggatgaaggatgtgctggaaatgaaatctctgaggacatgtggtgtcaGGTTAATCAGTTAAGAGTGAATTGTGTTCGTAAGTGCTGTCTGAtcgagagagatggacagagtgTGCTGAAAGcgtcagacatatggagaggatgaacaaggATGGATGTACAGGATCTATGAGTCAGAAGTGGGGGATCAAGGTGGGAAGGAAggccaagttggagatggaagaattgaatgaaaaagaattatgGTTTTGCATCCTGAACATTCATGAggttgagaggcatgcatggataTATTGATTGGATTGATGTGATGTATGGGATAAAATGTGCTGTCTTGGGTGAATTAGTTCATGGGAATTGGTCAGGGGAAACTGCAGAATAGTCTGTATTGCTTGGGTGTGGATGATGGATtttggtttcagagcattatgcTTGAGAGctcgagagtggatgtgagcaagtagAACCATTGCTTTTTTGCTCTTGGCATTACCATGCTGAGGTGGGAAATAgttaacaagtatgaaaaatgatgaGAGTTAagaaaacaagtatgaaaaatgatgaGAGTTAAGAAATGTTTTCAGGGTGTTTCCTCACATGAATTATCTGATGCATGTTATATTAGTTATTCACTAGTTTTTGTGCATTCATGATTTAAGCAATAACTAGCATAATTTTGTTTATGTAATCTTATATAAATTGCAGATCAGCAAGAGCCTCGTAGAAGTCGAAGAACACCAAAGCTGAGTGAAAAGCTTAAAAGCTATATGCATGATAAAGGTAGAAACATTTATGGTTTTCCTGTGTTTGTAATTTGATAGGCCTATCATCAGAGCTAGGTAGGTTCTTATAATTTTAACCATACGTTCTCTCCAATTTAAGTGTCTTTTGTATGGTAAAGATGTAAATGATTAGAAAATTAATAATATTTTGATCATATGCATGATGGAGGAAGGGATTGTGATTGGGTAATGACAATGAGTATGGAAATTACATTTAAATGAATataggatatacatatacattttatggAGTATTGTTCTGAAATGCTGTTATTTAGAATACTTTGAGCGTATGATTTAAACTGTAAGCTCTTTATATGTTAAACTGTTGTCATAGAAAAAATATAGCATGTGTTGTAATTAGTGATACATTGAATGAAGTGTTGTGTACATTTTGGAATcatgaatattattttcattgtatgcagaattattgttatatttatttGGGCACTGGagatatgaaatgaaaattttgTAGTCGTCAGGAAGGGAACCGATCACTGATTTGTTGATAAATTCGTTTTTGATTGAAGAAGTATTGCAAGAATTACAGATGTTAGGGGACCTGATTTAGAGAATGAACAGATAAGGAAACATAATGTCAAAATAGGAAGGGTAGTAGAAATTATATAATAGTGAGATTGATAGGACTGAAAAATATTGGAATAGACACGTGGAAAACATTtttaatttacatttacataACATGAGGGTTAAAAAGTAACAGATACTCAAACTTGTTATTATTTCTTTGGGCAATATCATATGCTGCTTTGTAGGGGCTTTGTTGTCCAGTGAGTGATTGTGTACATAAGATTATTCCTTAATAGGGAGGCCATGAATGGTGGAGAGTTCAAAACAGCTACATTAGGTGTCTCAAGTCCAGCAGAGATGCTTGGAATTGGAAGTATGTCTGCCATAGGACTTACTGGAAAGGGGCCTCAGAGATAGAACTACCATTTGAATGCACTTGTGCATGAATATATTGATATTTTAAACTGTAAATTGAAACAGAAAACGTTTTGTTGAGGAAGTGTAATACTGAgtctgtgtttatgtttgtatcaTTGCCTAAATGTAATGATATGTGGGCACTCATGAATAAATACAGTTAAGAATAAACAGGTTAAATAGGTGGTAGGTCATAGGTGATATATTGGAAATAGTTAGGACAAATGTTGTTGATATGAGCCATATGCACTTGTTTTTTCAGGGAGTGTGAAAAAGGATAAAGCAGAATCTCGTCTAAGTGACCAAACAAAAAAAGTTACAAATgctacaccctcaccaacacaacacacagcaggTGTTAAGAACAATGAAGCCAAAGTGCTATTAAAAAGACTTTCAAACTACAGCATGGTATCAAAAAcaggaaagcaaaataaaaatagcaGTGAAATAAAGTTAGCAGTGAATAGGCTGACAAATTCAAAGATAGCTAGAAAGAAAGGAAATACTACTTCAAAGGCCACTGTTTTGCCCAAAAAAAAGGCTAGTTCTTCATCCTCCAATTTAGAAGTACCAGTACCACGCTCAACTGCAAGAGGAACACTTCCAACAGCAAAAAGAGTGAAGAATGTTATAAAAGGAAGGGTGGATACAGGTCGTTCACAGCCTTGTAAAAGGCCAAAAGATTATGACCCTGATGAGGAAGAAAGACCAGTGCCTGGCTCACCAAAGCGCAGAAAACCTCATGATACAGGCATTGAAGTGAGAGAACTTCCTGAAAAACCTGCACAGGTTAATAAAGAGATAATGAATAAACTCTTGAATTTTGGTGCTGACATTACAGAAGCCATGGCTGTCAATAATGAAGCACTATTTGGTCTGAGCTCAAATGACAGTACAAGACAAAACCTCATCAGTACTCTTGGAACATATGGAgcagatgattatgatgatgaactGGTTAGTGAAATTATCACCTTGCTTGAGGAAGAGGAAAATCAAAGAAGGGCTTATAGGAAACAAATACTGATGTCGTTGAGAGCTTCACATAAAACTAATATGGCACTCTACTCACAGATGTTACAGGTCATACAGTCTGTTTCTTCAAGTACGTAAGTTTTAAGCTATTTCTTTTTATAGGCAATAAACTTAATCAGAGATTTGTAGTCTTACTCACCAGTGACATAGAATTCTTTATAATATATGCTTAGAAATTACTCATTCAAATTAGAAAGAGCAATTTCTTAGTAAATTATATAAAGGATATAAATCCAGGGGAGAAATTATGTCATGGGTGACTTGAATGGCTGGGTGGGAACAGCATGGGGAAAGGAATGATAGATGGCTATTATGTCGTAGGTATACACGACAGTGGGGAAAGCATACATGGGCTTTGTACATCAGCAGTATGGGTGATGCAACTATGTGCTGTAGACATAAAGATGATTACATAAATACATGATACAGAGGAGATGGGGTAGACAAGAGCATGACTGACTTGGTTTAGGTAAGAAAGAATAGAGTGTATAAATACAGTTTAGCAGTGGGGTTTATCAGATCATACTAGGCTAGCCATTTATGTAGATCATAAAAAGTTCTAGAAATGTCATTGAAAAAATGCATAAAAGTAAAAAAGCTGATGAATGACGTTGTGAAACTTAATGTAAAGTCAAATGAAGCACTAACCGAGTCCATAGTAGTACTaggtgaggttgtggtgatgtgaagtTGGTTTAAGAATGTTGCTGTAGGCTGCCATAGAGGTGTATGGTGCTGCCTACTGaggttgtggagagagaggtacagACAGCGTATTGGAATGAATTTGTAagaaagttgatagagaaggaaaaaaaagagtataggGTACATCTGCCaggagaaaatgggaatgaaTGGAAGGCAATGAATATAGAATGTAAAATCTTGAGTGGAAAAGTTTTAAGGATGAtgttatatatatgaaaggagagcATATAAGGATCTTAGGAAAaaatttatgataattataaagagaaatacagattttttttggaagacagtcaaaaaaaaagcagagatatGTGTAAGGGGAAAGGGTTGGGTTTATTGTACAAGTGTAGGATAAACAAAGGAATGGTTTGTGAAGGATAGAGCATTTTTAAGAATGGATTGGATATGATGCTGAAAGTGATGTCTTATGATACTGGTTATAGAGGTTATGAATAGAAATGAATATTTATATGGGAGAAGAGCATATTACAAGGTAAGAAGAGGAGCAATGAAGCACTAACCCTTGAACTATGCAACTGATCTCAGGTTACTCCCTTGTGCACGAAGATTAAAAAAGATTCGGAAAAAAATTTTCTTGACagaaaatattgatatatattttttgtctgatttcctggtgctaccttgctgatgcacagggttccagtgctgtttcttgtggggtggggtggcaccgggaatggacgaaggcaagcaagtatgaatatgtacatgcgtatacatatatatgtctgtgtatgtagatgctgatacgtatatgtatatatttgttgatatgtatatgtacatgtatgtatatatgtgtgaatatgagtggatgggttttttcgtctgtttcttggcactgcatcactgatgtgggaaatggtggtcaaatattagaataatgataataataattacgttgcctcgttaatgcgggagacagcaacaaagtatgataactaGAAAataacattgatatgtataggtatgtaggtgtgcatgtgtgggcatttatgtatatacatgtgtatgtgggtgggtttggccattctttcgtctgtttccttgcgctacctcactaacatgggagacagtgacaaagtataatagataaatgagggagggtggatgtgctggaaatgagatgtttgaggacaatatgtggtgtcaggtggtttgattgagtaagtaatgaaagggtaagagagatgtgtggtaataagaagagtgtggttaagagagcagaagagggtgttttgaaacggtttggtcacatggagagaatgagtgaggaaagattgacagagaggatatatgtcagaggtggagggaacgagaagtgggagaccacattgtaggtggaaagatggagtgaaaaagattttgagtgatcggggcctgaacatgcaggagggtgaaaggcgggcaaggaatagagtgaattggatggatgtggtataccggggttgacgtgctgtctgtggattgaatcagggcatgtgaagcgtctggggtaaaccatggaaagttgtgtggggcctggatgtggaaagggagctgtggtttcgggcattattgcatgacagctagagactgagtgtgaacgaatggggcctttgttgtcttttcctagcgctacctcgcacacatgaggggggagggggatggtattccatgtgtggcgaggtggcgatgggaatgaataaaggcagacagtgtgaattgtgtgcatgggtatatatgtatatgtctatgtgtgtatatatatgtgtacattgagatgtataggtatgtatatttgcgtgtgtggacgtgtatgtatatacatgtgtatggggtgggttgggccatttctttcgtctgtttccttgcgctacctcgcaaacgcgggagacagcgacaaagcaaaataaataaaatataaataagattGTCAATATGACAATATTAATTAATCATGAACTGTACACTGTTAGGTGATCGCTATAGCAATTTAATCTTAAATAATGGAACAGGAGAATATACATGAAGCTGTTTTTAAGGTAAGCAAGGGCATGATTGTGTCCTATCTATGTATAATGAAACCAGGTAACAAATATAGACTGCAGATGTCGTCTGTTTTGTATATGTATCTGATTACCCAAATTCTTTCATTATAGCAAAAAGGTACATAGGGAGTAGTGAGAGAAGGGGAAGCACTGTTGTTGAGAGAATTGTGTTGgtgtgttagagtgtgtggaGGTAAGCTGAGGACTGATTTGGGTTGGCATGAGGATGGACTGTATGGAGTAAtttcctatttgtgattacttatttATACTCTACAAGGATGGAGTTTTATGCAAGTGCACAAATGGGGTCCCATCTGTGGATCATTCTCAGATTTCATACGACCTTCTAAACTTGTTTATGCTGTTGGCAATGACCACTTCAGTTTATTCTGTTCGTCCACCACCCATATAGTTTGAAAATTCTTCTTTACAACTGTTGTGACAATTTCTTGCTGAATTTTGTATTATGTCCTTGGTTGTCCTTGCTGGATTTTCCATATCTGgatacttgaaagttattctgtAACTTGCCAGAAGATATTTTGTCGCCTTTACTGTTCTAATGTGGGACTTTGTTGTcatgttagggatgatgtcaacttcCAAGTCTCTCTTACACAGATTCTAATAGGGATAAGGGTCATTAAGCAAAATTTGAGGAAGTGCAAATTTACAGGCCTGCAAACCTGATTTATGAGATGTGAAAGTActgagagagatggagagtgaTCATTTCTGGATAGGCTAAGTGCAAAAGTTAGAAGTGACcaggaaagaaaatgatgtatatatgtgaaaGGAATGCTGAAAGTGAGCAAGCTTGGAATAGCAAAGATACCAAGGGAGATTAAGTGAAGATTGGCCTTGGTTGAGTAATTGAAATATGGGGAATGGAAGAGTTGCAGGCATATAAGGAAGCAATGCTTAAATGTGCGAgtaaagtgtgtggcatgtggaaattGGGTTATGGATATAATGGCCAAGAGTAGTAAGTAGTGCAGTGAGAAAGTTAGATTCAAGTGAAAGGGAAATGAAGCTACTTGGATGATGTTTCATTGAAGGGTTGCAAGTGATTGGGGTTGTACAAGAGGGAGGAGATGGGCTCCAGGAAAAGGATGCAAGGACTGGAAATGGGAACAGGCAAGAGTTGGGGTGCAATAGTATCGATAAACTTTAaagagaatatgaaaatgtttagaaaagatgaggaaaaatgtgGGAATGAAATGTCTTATTACCTTTGATTGGTGTTGAATAAATCCAGATTGGAGAGTAATATCGAAAGTGCATGCTGAAAAAATTAGAGATTAAGCACACTCCCAGTGagcttgttagctttgatgttgcCTCACTTTTGCATATATGTGTCAGTCAAATGGATGTGCATCACAGCAAGCATTCTGGTTTTGATGCTAGTGCAAAAAGATAAGTAATTCCGCCAGCAGCCAGTTTTAGTGTCATGATTGGCACATACACATAGGCTGAGACAACACAAGCTGGTTAGGATCATTTGTAAGCACTTTATAGAAGAGATTGATGAACTGTGTTCAGCATTTTTCAAAGATAGTAAATACTGCATATCAATGCCTGTATGAAAGAATTAATTCAAAGTTGCTTGATTTTGTAAGTAAAGATGAAATTGTTCGCATTTTGTGTTATTATCTAGACAGTAGCTAATGTGATTTCACTTTGattcctgtttgtgtgttacatggaaagtgttttacacttgtgtacACTGGTTTTTGTGCATGCTAGTTATGTTATTGGGAGAGAAAAACAAGATCAGTCAGAACTCTATATTTGATGTCCATCTCCACAGGAGGATTGGAGATATGATTGGGTTTTGTACCCTCAGAACTGAAATGTAATGTTGATTTCATTATTATGTAAGATGCTTTTATTTTTTATGATTGTGTTAAAGTTAGAACCTTCTCAGAGTGGTTCCTGGAGGAATTGGTATTTTACTGACACATGAAAACCAGAACATTGAATATAAAGTTCATGAAGACATTAAAAGCATTACTCATATTATATTGTGATTATTGTTCCTAGCCTCGGTAGATGCTTATTGATGTGTGTTCCAATTTAGTGTTGACAATCAAGATGCCAATAGCATCTTATTAACAGGTTCTTATATAAAGATATTGATAGATGCAATATTTGGTGCATTAGTATTGTTTAATGTATGAATATGATTACTGTACCTCCTAATTTCAGGATGAATCCTTTTGGAATGTAAATATCATCTGTAAGTGCACCTTGCTTTTTGGCGTCAGTATTACAGCAAATTAAAGATATAAAAGAACTGCAATATACTGATGGTGATCGCAAGTTGTGTAGTCCTAGCACAGATTGTATGGGGTTCTTCAGCTCAGAAGCTCTACACCATGCAGGAACAAGGTCAGGTAGGGTCCTTAAGGGTGGCAAGGGCTCCATCAATGCTATATTCCTTTTTTGTATGCtggcatgcctcacacccatataataataatgagactactatacctgtttcctgtgggacggggtggtgccaggaatggattgaaggcaagtaagtatgaatatgtacatgtgtacatatgtatatgtctatgtatatgtatatatatctgtatatgttgatatgtatgtatatgtatgggcacatatatatttatatttatttattatactttgtcgctgtctcccgtgttagtgaggtagcgcaaggaaacagatgaaagaatggcccaacccacccacatgcacatgtatttacatacacatccacacacgtggatatacatacctatacatctcaacatatacatatatatatacacacacagacatatacatgtatacacatgtacataattcatactgtctgcccttattcattcccatcaccacccccccacaaggaaacagatgaaagaatggtccaacccacccacagacacatttatatacatacacgtccacacacgcacgtatacattaccgatacatctcaacttatacgtgtatatgtatatacacacacacacacagacatatacatatatacacatgtacataattcatactgtctgcccttattcattcccgtcaccaccccgccacacatgaaatgacaaccccctccccctgcatgtgtgcgaggtagcgctaggaaaagacaagaaaggccccattcgttcacactcagtctctagctgtcatgtataatgcacctgtgtgtatatgagtggataggtcattctttgtttcctggcaccgccacactgatgcgggaaatgatgaTCATTTATAATAaacacttaaatatatatatatattgcaacaggtcacagtggtgtgtgtgatctagtatttgctgataaccacaaggaaaatgaaacataagttcccaagtgcacttttgtgtaatgatcacactgtCGGGAGATAGATGTAGAACAGTCTTAGCTATGTCTTCCttatataccaactgactgtcccatgtcttctatctcattcttgtatcttccaacGATGTGATTGcaagaaagtgcatttgggaacttatagtgtttcattttcctcgcagttatctgcaaatatatatgtatattgttgcaGGGATTGCAGGAAATAAGTTACATTGTGTTTCTGTTGGGTTGGTCTGTCTTTCCAGATTCCAGTGAGCCATCTGCACTGTGATCTTGCCTGTTCCCTTATCATCCCATGGGGTGGTATTCCATGGTGTGTTGTACATGGTGTATTGTTCCTCTGCATGGGGTTTTATTGTGGGGCATTCCATAATGTCCTGTGATCTATAGTGGGACATTCCATGTTGTCCTTTGATGAGGCAGTATGTTATGTtttctgtggttgtggtgttccaTGATGTGGGGATCCATAGTGTTGTTCTGAGGCAAGGGGCTCCAGGTGTGGCGTGTTCCCTTAGGGTGGGACTCCATTGCTGTTTAGTGGTGTGTATCCCATGGGATGGGGTTCTGTAGTGTAGTGTCTTCATACTTGTgcttgttgtttggtgatgatgatgagaaggcATGGTGTGTAGTTCATTCAGTTCCAGTGGCTGTTGCTGGCTGGCCCCTAGGAAAACTGGTCGTCAAGAACTGCAGTTGGTGTGTCAATTTGTGCATCAAACATTTATGCTTGTCTCTTTCAAACTCATTATGTCCGGTCTTAACGTTCTCTGGTTCTTCCTTCCTCTGGCTTAGAGGGACACAAGGAACGTCTGTACTTCAAAATCCTCATTCCACAGTTGGTCCTGATGACTTCCGCCTCTTTCTCAAGTGTCTCAACTTCGGATGGGCAGACTTGATCTCAGTTCCTCCTCAagatggtgctgctggtgttggtgtagacTGATGAAGGGGTAGGGAATTGAGGCACCTGGTGCtgttggtgggggttgatggaggtTGTTCCAGGTATTGTCTTCATGGTGGCAGTATAAGTCCCTGAGAGATACCTTGACCATTCTCATTATGTGATGGATCGCTTGCTAGTGTGGCCCTAACAATCCACACCTGGTTTTATACACCTGTAGCAGTTACCGCGAGAGGCGTGCCTGCCGACGAACTTATGTCCTGGGCTGCAATTAATTTTTCCGGGATTTCCCCCACTCTCAACTGCTCATGAATTTGGTCCTCAGAGCGTGGGTAGGTCTTCATCTTGGGTTACATACGGATGGCTTTGAATATATTCCATTGGTAAGAGAACTGTTCATCATATAAATCTGTAAGTTATCCTGTGTAATGGACGTGAACATCCTGTGCTTAGAGCTGCAAGACCCTCATTAGATGGCAGAGGTTTGTCAGAAGAATTTAATGTGTATATTTTGCTGTAAAAATACAATGCAGTTTTGTTGCATCGTTTGTATGTGCAAACTTCTCTATGTCTCAGGGTTATAGATGAAATTAATGGAAAGTTCAAGGGAGCTTGGACACCCGGGGAAAATCGGATATTTACAAGTAGTTAATACCGTTAAGTATGGAGATAAACGTTGACCATGATAGGCTGCCGACTCTGTGGTGTTGGCGTTAGCGCGTGACAAAAGATCATTTATGTTCACTCTTTCTTACCATATACTGTAACATCATAATAACAGCTGAGGGAATATTAAACCTTAATCGCATCTTGTATATCCTCACCAGGCATCATGGCGTTTTACTGCCTTTTGTGATCATTTGTGCATAACGGGGAGAGAGGTTTATATGCTTGTTGCCTTGTCGgaccgtctcttagccttgtatatatatatatatatatatatatatatatatatatatatatatatatatatataaacaatctacCAGTCCTACATTGGATTTGCCGCGCTCATGGTTCGAACCCTGGCGAGCCCGTGCTCAAATTGAGGTCAGCGACGCGAGACACGGACTCCTGAATAGAATCTTGAAACTCCCTTAGATATTCCTAAAAGTTAAGAATATGTACCTGTCAGCTGGAATTCTGTGGTAGAATTTAGGCTctgaaagattattttttttagaaCCCTTTAAAGTGTAAGTAAATCTTAGGTGTATTTTTGTTTTAAGAATGGACTTGAGTAATTTGTTGGTATGTGGTTTTGTTGTGCGGGCCTTTGAAACACATACTCCTTGTGAAGATACAAAGATACGTGTTACGTATTTGAAATTCATTAGTGATCGTTTAAAGAGAACATGTTATTGGACTCGAAGTGTTTTCTTTCGTTGTCTTTTTGAAATATGATTAACCCGTCAAATACAACGGGATGATCATACTGTATGAAGGTTAGAGTACTTTGCAGAGTACAGTCCCTGTAGGACATTATAATTATAGCATGGGTGGCGAAACACCGGtacataatatgaaaaaaaaatcatatttctcTATTTTTGTCATGTTGAAAAGTCACTCGCATTCCATACCTATTTTCATATTGCCAGTGTTCGATTGATTATTGCCATTTATGAAGGTTTAGAGTAGAAATGCCAGAATTCCTGCTGATAAAGCTAAGTGAAGCTAGATAGGTTATTAACCTAAGATAGATACCCTCAGAAACTTAGGAATATGTCGTGCAACTTAGGTGTTGATTTTTATTGTTTCTTTCCTTGTTTTACTTGCCTTTTTTCATACTTTAGTATGATCAGGGTTCTGTAGTCTTTTCTCTTGACAGGGTACAAATATTTTTAATCTGCACTGTTCACC is a genomic window containing:
- the LOC139763080 gene encoding uncharacterized protein isoform X2, which produces MDNMTPTRKSGRQARPPAKLQEFVHKDAKEKTKDQQEPRRSRRTPKLSEKLKSYMHDKGSVKKDKAESRLSDQTKKVTNATPSPTQHTAGVKNNEAKVLLKRLSNYSMVSKTGKQNKNSSEIKLAVNRLTNSKIARKKGNTTSKATVLPKKKASSSSSNLEVPVPRSTARGTLPTAKRVKNVIKGRVDTGRSQPCKRPKDYDPDEEERPVPGSPKRRKPHDTGIEVRELPEKPAQVNKEIMNKLLNFGADITEAMAVNNEALFGLSSNDSTRQNLISTLGTYGADDYDDELVSEIITLLEEEENQRRAYRKQILMSLRASHKTNMALYSQMLQVIQSVSSST
- the LOC139763080 gene encoding uncharacterized protein isoform X3, translated to MTPTRKSGRQARPPAKLQEFVHKDAKEKTKDQQEPRRSRRTPKLSEKLKSYMHDKGSVKKDKAESRLSDQTKKVTNATPSPTQHTAGVKNNEAKVLLKRLSNYSMVSKTGKQNKNSSEIKLAVNRLTNSKIARKKGNTTSKATVLPKKKASSSSSNLEVPVPRSTARGTLPTAKRVKNVIKGRVDTGRSQPCKRPKDYDPDEEERPVPGSPKRRKPHDTGIEVRELPEKPAQVNKEIMNKLLNFGADITEAMAVNNEALFGLSSNDSTRQNLISTLGTYGADDYDDELVSEIITLLEEEENQRRAYRKQILMSLRASHKTNMALYSQMLQVIQSVSSST
- the LOC139763080 gene encoding uncharacterized protein isoform X1, yielding MLTQAPSPAAAGLPTTRLQRSTLDAAQMFYNMTPTRKSGRQARPPAKLQEFVHKDAKEKTKDQQEPRRSRRTPKLSEKLKSYMHDKGSVKKDKAESRLSDQTKKVTNATPSPTQHTAGVKNNEAKVLLKRLSNYSMVSKTGKQNKNSSEIKLAVNRLTNSKIARKKGNTTSKATVLPKKKASSSSSNLEVPVPRSTARGTLPTAKRVKNVIKGRVDTGRSQPCKRPKDYDPDEEERPVPGSPKRRKPHDTGIEVRELPEKPAQVNKEIMNKLLNFGADITEAMAVNNEALFGLSSNDSTRQNLISTLGTYGADDYDDELVSEIITLLEEEENQRRAYRKQILMSLRASHKTNMALYSQMLQVIQSVSSST